A region of Streptomyces paludis DNA encodes the following proteins:
- a CDS encoding DUF6296 family protein, translating into MGRSDRYELVFSHRGAPTAVPDVPGAPDDGVDVVAVHRTDRTGPGGHPLYEDDTGIVLAEISDRDEVRMIASGGHQDPTASVEARPA; encoded by the coding sequence ATGGGCAGGTCCGACCGGTACGAGCTGGTCTTCTCCCACCGCGGCGCGCCGACCGCCGTCCCGGACGTCCCCGGCGCCCCGGACGACGGGGTGGATGTCGTCGCCGTGCACCGCACGGACCGCACGGGCCCCGGCGGCCACCCACTGTACGAGGACGACACCGGCATCGTGCTCGCGGAGATCAGCGACCGGGACGAGGTGCGGATGATCGCCAGCGGCGGGCATCAGGACCCCACCGCGTCGGTCGAGGCGCGCCCCGCGTGA
- the ligD gene encoding non-homologous end-joining DNA ligase — MLATLSDPREFGTADDGWIFERKLDGIRVLAVRDERGVRLLSRTGRRLNATYPEIVAALAAQESADFTVDGEIVAYDHRGRTDFGRLQRRMGLTDPRQVLTSEVAVTYCLFDLLRLDGAEVTALPLRSRKAMLHRALTYHAPLLAFLPDHESDSDSAGGGRELLEQACARGWEGLIAKRAAGRYVPGRSRDWRKLKCVRSQEFVVGGCTEPSGARVGFGSLLLGYYEGERLRYAGKAGTGFDRETLLGLRRRLDELALDRSPFADPVTEPAPRWARPRLVAAVAFTEWTRDGMLRHPRFLGLRDDKQPADVVRESAI; from the coding sequence ATGCTGGCCACGCTGAGCGACCCGCGGGAGTTCGGCACGGCGGACGACGGCTGGATCTTCGAGCGGAAGCTCGACGGTATCCGGGTGCTCGCGGTACGCGACGAACGCGGCGTACGCCTGCTGTCGCGCACCGGCCGGCGCCTCAATGCCACCTACCCCGAGATCGTGGCGGCGCTCGCCGCGCAGGAGTCCGCCGATTTCACCGTGGACGGCGAGATCGTCGCGTACGACCACCGCGGCCGTACGGACTTCGGCCGGCTTCAGCGGCGGATGGGGCTCACCGACCCCCGCCAGGTGCTCACCAGCGAGGTGGCCGTCACCTACTGTCTCTTCGATCTGCTGCGGCTCGACGGCGCCGAGGTCACCGCGCTGCCGCTGCGCTCCCGCAAGGCGATGCTCCACCGGGCGCTGACCTACCACGCGCCCCTGCTGGCCTTCCTCCCCGACCACGAGAGCGACAGCGACAGCGCCGGCGGTGGCCGGGAGCTGCTGGAGCAGGCGTGCGCCCGCGGCTGGGAGGGACTGATCGCCAAGCGGGCTGCGGGCCGCTATGTCCCCGGGCGGTCCCGCGACTGGCGGAAGCTCAAGTGCGTGCGCAGCCAGGAGTTCGTGGTCGGCGGCTGTACGGAACCGTCGGGCGCGCGCGTCGGCTTCGGCTCGCTGCTGCTCGGCTACTACGAGGGCGAGCGGCTCCGGTACGCGGGCAAGGCCGGCACCGGCTTCGACCGCGAGACGCTCCTCGGGCTGCGCCGCCGGCTCGACGAACTGGCGCTGGACCGCTCGCCGTTCGCCGATCCGGTCACCGAGCCGGCCCCGCGCTGGGCGCGCCCCCGGCTGGTCGCCGCGGTCGCGTTCACCGAGTGGACCCGGGACGGGATGCTGCGCCACCCCCGGTTCCTCGGGCTGCGCGACGACAAGCAACCGGCCGACGTGGTACGGGAGTCGGCCATCTGA
- a CDS encoding superoxide dismutase family protein, with product MRTCSKAAAATTAVAAVTAALLALPSAGASAHGGAGWGGGGVRAEGRFVTPSGTPLGDALTYETALVPVGARISVAEHVTAGARGPVTAVVLRVSGLLPDRVYGAHVHAEPCGATPDAAGPHYQNVPDPRQPSTDPAYANAENEVWLDLTTDARGTGRAVSRHDWRFRPGAANAVVLHEHGTATDPGDAGTAGGRAACLTVPFDGGTGR from the coding sequence ATGAGGACCTGTTCCAAGGCCGCCGCCGCCACGACGGCCGTCGCGGCCGTGACCGCTGCGCTGCTGGCGCTGCCGTCCGCGGGGGCGTCCGCGCACGGCGGCGCCGGCTGGGGAGGGGGCGGTGTACGGGCGGAGGGCCGCTTCGTAACGCCGTCCGGCACCCCCCTCGGCGACGCGCTCACGTACGAGACCGCGCTCGTGCCCGTGGGCGCCCGAATCTCCGTCGCCGAACATGTCACGGCGGGCGCGCGGGGCCCGGTCACCGCGGTCGTGCTGCGGGTGTCGGGGCTGCTCCCGGACCGGGTGTACGGCGCTCATGTGCACGCCGAGCCGTGCGGCGCGACCCCGGACGCGGCGGGCCCGCACTACCAGAACGTCCCGGACCCGCGTCAGCCGTCCACCGACCCCGCGTACGCGAACGCCGAGAACGAGGTCTGGCTGGATCTCACCACCGACGCGCGCGGCACCGGCCGCGCCGTCTCCCGCCACGACTGGCGCTTCCGGCCGGGCGCGGCGAACGCCGTCGTCCTCCATGAACACGGCACGGCGACGGACCCGGGCGACGCGGGCACGGCGGGGGGCCGGGCCGCCTGTCTGACCGTGCCCTTCGACGGCGGCACCGGCCGGTAG